From the genome of Papaver somniferum cultivar HN1 chromosome 2, ASM357369v1, whole genome shotgun sequence, one region includes:
- the LOC113354341 gene encoding phosphatidylinositol transfer protein 3-like, with the protein MGRKDQNVVSDETKKCTERVEAVLKLLKKQAPLTVKQEKFCNTACVERFLKSKGDNVKKTAKHIRACLSWRDSIGFEHLIADEFAAEISDGVAYVAGHDDESHPVLVFRVKQDYQKFHSQKLYIRLFVFTLEVAIASMPKDAEQFVLLFDASFFRSASAFMNLLLLASLKTLSEYYPGRLHKAFVIDPPSLFYYLWKGVRPFIELSPVTMVVSSLDFEESLEYDDLSSYHPRSSSLRFDPSVISSSSAKVGPSASSRFAFTVGHNYDSLKPWYLSLTDTSSSKVGPNIASSSPSLMGSALISPLNARSYSFASTAARTTRGSLHYQGGLAKKQTFFPLTPLPQRVSNLNHPRTPRPSFLQSPALFFKRDCQGSKTEKSRESFLPFLRFYRRPYDELAYRSKMKPPLGGLISIISPHMRRRHVSMSQRF; encoded by the exons ATGGGAAGAAAAGATCAGAATGTGGTTAGTGATGAGACTAAGAAATGTACGGAAAGAGTTGAAGCTGTTCTTAAACTTCTTAAGAAACAAGCTCCATTAACTGTTAAACAG GAGAAATTCTGTAACACAGCTTGTGTAGAAAGATTTCTAAAATCAAAAGGCGATAATGTTAAGAAAACAGCTAAACATATACGAGCCTGTCTTTCATGGAGAGATAGCATTGGATTTG AGCATTTGATTGCAGATGAGTTTGCAGCTGAAATCTCAGATGGTGTTGCTTATGTTGCTGGTCATGACGACGAATCTCATCCTGTTCTG GTATTTCGGGTTAAACAGGATTATCAgaaatttcattcacaaaagCT GTACATTCGATTGTTTGTATTTACACTGGAAGTTGCGATTGCTTCTATGCCTAAAGATGCAGAACAGTTCGTCCTTCTCTTTGATGCCA GCTTTTTCAGATCAGCTTCAGCTTTCATGAACTTATTATTGTTGGCAAGTTTGAAGACATTATCTGAATATTATCCTGGACGTCTTCACAAAGCATTCGTCATCGATCCTCCTTCGCTTTTTTATTACCTCTGGAAG GGAGTTCGTCCATTTATTGAGTTATCGCCCGTTACAATGGTAGTATCATCGTTAGATTTTGAAGAATCATTAGAATATGATGATTTATCATCCTATCATCCACGTTCTtcatctctaagatttgatcCATCTGTGATCTCATCATCATCAGCTAAAGTGGGTCCATCAGCTTCATCACGGTTTGCTTTCACCGTTGGTCACAATTACGATTCCCTTAAACCTTGGTATCTTAGTCTCACTGACACGTCATCATCAAAAGTGGGTCCCAACATAGCGTCCTCTTCCCCTTCGTTGATGGGGTCAGCTTTAATCTCGCCTCTAAATGCTAGATCTTACTCGTTCGCATCAACAGCTGCTAGAACGACACGTGGAAGTTTACACTACCAGGGTGGGCTCGCCAAGAAACAGACTTTTTTCCCACTGACGCCATTACCACAGAGAGTGAGTAATCTGAACCATCCAAGAACACCAAGACCATCTTTCCTTCAATCTCCAGCGTTGTTTTTCAAGAGGGACTGTCAAGGTAGTAAAACAGAGAAAAGCAGGGAATCGTTTCTACCATTCTTGAGATTCTACAGAAGGCCGTACGATGAATTGGCTTATCGGTCAAAGATGAAACCTCCGCTAGGTGGACTCATTTCAATCATATCCCCACACATGAGACGGCGGCACGTATCTATGTCTCAAAGGTTTTAG